From one Desulfobaculum bizertense DSM 18034 genomic stretch:
- a CDS encoding DegT/DnrJ/EryC1/StrS family aminotransferase: MKNAVSQFAFFGGPQLFMEPKPTSDLHRPNEDRFFSYADSIFETRQFTNNGPLVQLLEKRLAEQHGTEHCVCFCSGFLTLLMCIHALALPGKTEVILPSATYRRMADIVRWAGLTPRFTDIDFETMGVNRALFETQITDKTALLLGVHPIVNMSAVTELEELSRDTGIPLLMDSVEAAYGTIHGKKIGSFAKAEVFSMHASKFINAFEGGYATTNDAELAARLRVIRAFGFEQKDSISELGCNAKLNELHAAMALSCIDELDEQVAHNKAIFNCYKKLLSDLPLSLVSYDATEKRTWKNIVVRLTGDWGLTRDEILSVLQAENILARAYYTPPLHKKFPETASLEFPVTEAVTSVGCVLPSGAHVSEEDVANVSSILHDIYAMRAQLKEEMRDERHR; the protein is encoded by the coding sequence ATGAAAAACGCTGTTTCTCAATTTGCTTTTTTTGGCGGACCGCAGCTCTTTATGGAGCCTAAACCGACCTCGGACCTCCACCGTCCAAACGAAGACCGGTTTTTCTCCTATGCTGACTCCATTTTTGAAACGCGACAGTTCACCAACAACGGTCCCCTTGTTCAGCTTCTGGAAAAACGTCTGGCCGAGCAGCATGGCACAGAGCATTGCGTCTGTTTTTGCAGTGGCTTTTTGACTCTGCTGATGTGCATCCACGCCCTTGCGCTTCCGGGAAAAACAGAAGTTATTCTTCCCTCTGCAACCTATCGCCGCATGGCGGATATTGTCCGCTGGGCAGGACTGACCCCACGCTTCACCGACATTGATTTTGAGACAATGGGCGTGAACCGGGCCTTGTTTGAAACTCAAATCACAGACAAAACGGCCCTGCTGCTTGGCGTTCACCCCATTGTCAACATGAGTGCCGTGACCGAGCTGGAAGAGCTTTCGCGCGACACGGGAATTCCCCTGCTCATGGATTCGGTTGAAGCGGCATATGGGACCATTCATGGGAAAAAAATTGGAAGTTTTGCCAAAGCCGAAGTCTTTTCCATGCACGCCAGCAAGTTCATCAATGCCTTTGAAGGCGGCTACGCCACCACCAATGACGCAGAGCTTGCAGCGCGCCTCAGGGTTATCCGGGCCTTTGGTTTTGAGCAAAAAGATTCCATCTCAGAATTAGGCTGCAACGCCAAGCTCAACGAACTTCATGCGGCAATGGCCCTGTCCTGCATAGACGAACTCGACGAGCAAGTTGCGCATAACAAAGCCATTTTTAACTGCTACAAGAAATTACTGAGCGACCTTCCCCTCTCTCTTGTGAGCTATGACGCAACAGAAAAGCGGACATGGAAAAACATCGTCGTCCGCCTGACTGGTGACTGGGGACTGACCCGTGATGAAATACTCTCAGTGCTTCAGGCAGAAAACATCCTCGCCCGCGCGTACTACACGCCACCACTTCACAAGAAATTCCCAGAGACAGCTTCACTTGAATTTCCTGTGACCGAAGCCGTTACATCCGTAGGATGCGTCCTGCCTTCAGGAGCACATGTTTCCGAGGAAGACGTCGCAAATGTGTCATCAATCCTGCACGATATTTATGCCATGCGAGCACAGCTCAAAGAGGAAATGCGTGATGAAAGACATCGCTAA
- a CDS encoding DegT/DnrJ/EryC1/StrS family aminotransferase — MKDIANLALAGHEPLFDSILPVGQLYSPSKERFHSVFHDLFDRRYYTNHGKLAQELERRLEERLDVRNAVVVTNATLGLSLSCKALGLPPQGKVIVPAFTFAATVQALTWAGLEPVFCDISNESHNLDPQKVAALLEQHDVCAILGVHLWGNPCDIEQLQTLADSKGIPLFFDAAHAIACRYHGKPIGNFGACEVFSFHATKIMNATEGGCITTNDDELAERLRNLRSSYGRRKNVKTPIDGYGRFSEAQAAFGLLSLEDLSRRCDENCQKMALYHKKLSCIPGIHCISPAPEENMNYQYVVLEIDEKEFGLSRDALQKLLEAENVIARRYFVPGMHHCPPYETLFPEFATALPVTDALCTKVLQLPSGAPVSMDAVSRICECIAFVQANSADIKRTYFA, encoded by the coding sequence ATGAAAGACATCGCTAATCTCGCTCTGGCAGGACACGAACCACTTTTTGATTCCATTCTGCCTGTTGGTCAGCTCTACAGCCCCTCAAAAGAACGTTTTCACTCTGTGTTCCACGACCTGTTTGACCGACGATATTACACAAACCACGGTAAACTCGCACAGGAACTGGAGCGCCGTCTGGAAGAACGGCTTGACGTTCGAAACGCCGTTGTGGTGACCAACGCAACCCTTGGCCTCAGTTTGTCCTGCAAGGCACTCGGTCTGCCCCCACAGGGCAAAGTCATTGTGCCAGCCTTCACCTTTGCCGCCACGGTACAGGCCCTGACATGGGCAGGTCTCGAACCTGTTTTTTGCGACATCAGCAACGAAAGTCACAACCTTGATCCCCAAAAAGTTGCAGCGCTGCTGGAACAGCACGACGTGTGCGCCATTCTTGGCGTTCACCTTTGGGGCAACCCCTGCGACATTGAACAGCTCCAGACTCTGGCCGACAGCAAAGGAATTCCCCTCTTCTTTGATGCTGCACACGCTATTGCCTGCCGCTACCACGGCAAACCCATTGGCAACTTTGGCGCATGCGAAGTCTTTTCCTTCCATGCCACCAAAATCATGAACGCCACAGAGGGGGGCTGCATCACCACCAATGATGACGAGCTTGCCGAGCGTCTCCGTAACCTTCGCAGTAGCTATGGACGGCGAAAAAACGTCAAGACACCCATCGACGGCTACGGCCGGTTTTCCGAGGCACAGGCTGCTTTTGGACTGCTGAGTCTCGAAGATCTTTCCCGGCGCTGCGATGAGAATTGCCAAAAGATGGCCCTCTATCACAAAAAGCTGTCCTGCATCCCCGGTATTCATTGTATTTCCCCTGCCCCAGAGGAAAACATGAACTATCAGTATGTAGTTTTGGAAATTGACGAAAAAGAATTTGGCCTGAGCCGTGACGCCCTGCAAAAACTCCTCGAAGCAGAAAACGTCATCGCTCGCCGCTATTTTGTTCCGGGAATGCACCACTGCCCCCCGTACGAAACGCTTTTCCCAGAATTTGCCACGGCGCTTCCTGTTACTGATGCCCTGTGCACCAAAGTGCTCCAGCTTCCTTCGGGTGCCCCTGTCAGCATGGACGCCGTCTCTCGAATTTGTGAATGCATTGCGTTTGTTCAGGCCAACTCCGCAGATATCAAAAGGACGTATTTCGCATGA
- a CDS encoding class I SAM-dependent methyltransferase yields MSMPQSHYDCLERPKTCAPDDFWGQVRRTVNGKPISEEQLELIFSMVRTALHFEKADTLLDLACGNGALASYFFDEIHEYLGVDMSPYLIEVAKKNFENTPRYSFLENSINPYSTEEKLPERFTKILLYGAVAYLSKDELRELLTTLRTRFTHVSRFFIGTIPDRDCAKAFFQERPMLPLDDHTTAIGLWWTRHEFQTLCEDCGWTTQLVDMPQDFFQSHYRFNAVLTPKA; encoded by the coding sequence ATGAGCATGCCACAAAGTCATTACGATTGTTTAGAACGCCCCAAAACATGTGCTCCTGACGATTTTTGGGGTCAGGTTCGCCGAACAGTAAACGGCAAACCTATTTCAGAGGAACAGCTTGAACTCATTTTTTCCATGGTCAGAACAGCCCTTCACTTTGAAAAAGCTGACACGCTGCTCGACCTCGCCTGCGGAAATGGTGCCCTTGCATCGTATTTTTTCGATGAAATCCACGAGTATCTTGGCGTCGATATGTCCCCATACCTGATTGAAGTTGCCAAGAAGAACTTTGAGAATACCCCTCGCTACAGTTTTTTGGAAAACAGCATTAATCCCTACAGCACGGAAGAAAAGCTTCCCGAGCGCTTCACAAAAATCTTACTGTATGGAGCTGTCGCGTACCTTTCCAAAGACGAGCTTCGAGAATTGCTCACAACGCTTCGGACTCGCTTCACTCACGTTTCACGCTTCTTTATTGGCACCATTCCAGACCGCGACTGTGCAAAAGCTTTTTTCCAGGAACGCCCAATGCTTCCGCTCGACGACCACACCACGGCCATCGGTCTGTGGTGGACAAGACATGAATTCCAGACGCTGTGCGAAGACTGCGGCTGGACAACACAGCTTGTTGACATGCCTCAAGACTTTTTCCAGTCGCACTACCGCTTCAATGCGGTGTTAACCCCAAAGGCATAA